A genomic segment from Halomonas sp. TA22 encodes:
- the pcaH gene encoding protocatechuate 3,4-dioxygenase subunit beta: MTHDNKRFVQRDRDWHPPAYAPGYKTTVARSPQQALVSLMKPSASELTGPDFSHLRMGPHDNDLLLNFRGDPERVSLPIGERIIMFGRVIDQFGKPVPHTLVEMWQANAGGRYRHKNDSYLAPLDPNFGGVGRCLTDEQGWYRFRTIKPGPYPWPNDVNSWRPAHIHVSVMGPAISTRLITQMYFEGDPLIPICPIVQTLRNPEAVETMIGRLDIARSNSMDCLAYRFDLVVRGELQTFFENQ, from the coding sequence ATGACACACGATAACAAGCGCTTCGTGCAGCGCGACCGTGACTGGCACCCCCCCGCCTACGCTCCCGGCTACAAGACCACCGTGGCGCGCTCGCCTCAGCAGGCACTGGTCAGCCTGATGAAGCCCAGCGCCTCCGAGCTCACCGGCCCGGATTTCAGCCACTTGCGCATGGGCCCCCACGATAACGATCTGCTGCTCAACTTCCGCGGCGATCCCGAGCGGGTCAGCCTGCCGATCGGCGAGCGCATCATCATGTTCGGCCGCGTGATCGACCAGTTCGGCAAGCCCGTGCCGCATACCCTGGTGGAGATGTGGCAGGCCAACGCCGGCGGCCGCTATCGTCACAAGAACGACAGTTACCTGGCGCCGCTCGACCCCAACTTCGGTGGCGTGGGCCGCTGCCTGACAGACGAGCAGGGCTGGTACCGCTTCCGCACCATCAAGCCCGGCCCGTACCCCTGGCCCAACGATGTCAACAGCTGGCGTCCCGCGCATATCCACGTCTCGGTGATGGGACCGGCGATCTCCACCCGCCTGATCACCCAGATGTACTTCGAGGGCGACCCGCTGATTCCGATCTGCCCGATCGTCCAGACGCTGCGCAACCCCGAGGCCGTCGAGACCATGATCGGTCGCCTGGACATCGCGCGCAGCAACTCCATGGATTGCCTGGCCTACCGCTTCGACCTGGTGGTGCGCGGCGAGCTGCAGACCTTTTTTGAAAACCAGTAA
- a CDS encoding LysR family transcriptional regulator — MELRHLRYFCIVAEELNLTRAAAKLHMAQPPLSRQIKQLESELGADLFHRSPRGLRLTAAGQFFYEHTLQILEKVEVTTAATRRMARSKRRLFGIGFVPSVFYGQLPLLVRDLRQKDDVELTLAELTTVQQIQALKAGRIDIGFGRLRIDDPDVEQEVLFDEPLMAALPSDHPLANIRPTLAELADYPLVLFPAKPRPSLADITLGLFRRQGLKVSVAQEANELQTALSLVASEIGITLVPEQVKRVQRDGIVFTYLDDRSITSPVICSRRKGEQPSPIMHQANAILEVLVENRRTGRYP, encoded by the coding sequence ATGGAGCTTCGCCACTTGCGCTACTTCTGCATCGTCGCCGAGGAGCTCAACCTCACCCGCGCAGCCGCCAAACTGCACATGGCGCAACCGCCTTTATCGCGTCAAATCAAGCAATTGGAGTCTGAATTAGGTGCCGACCTTTTTCATCGCAGCCCGCGCGGACTGCGCCTTACTGCGGCGGGTCAGTTCTTTTATGAGCATACCCTGCAGATACTGGAGAAGGTCGAGGTCACCACCGCCGCGACACGCCGCATGGCACGCAGCAAGCGCCGCCTGTTCGGCATCGGCTTCGTGCCCTCGGTGTTCTATGGCCAGCTGCCGCTGCTGGTGCGCGATTTACGACAAAAGGATGATGTCGAGCTGACCCTCGCCGAGCTGACTACCGTGCAGCAGATCCAGGCGCTCAAGGCGGGACGTATCGATATCGGCTTCGGTCGCCTGCGCATCGACGACCCCGACGTGGAGCAGGAAGTGCTGTTCGACGAGCCGCTGATGGCGGCATTGCCCAGCGACCACCCGCTGGCCAACATCCGCCCGACCCTTGCCGAGCTCGCCGACTACCCGCTGGTGCTGTTTCCGGCTAAACCACGCCCTAGCCTGGCCGACATCACCCTGGGGCTATTCCGCCGCCAGGGCCTCAAGGTCAGCGTGGCCCAGGAAGCCAACGAGCTGCAGACCGCGCTGAGCCTGGTGGCGTCGGAAATCGGTATCACTCTGGTGCCGGAGCAGGTCAAGCGCGTGCAGCGCGATGGCATCGTATTCACCTACCTCGACGACCGCAGCATCACCTCGCCGGTGATCTGCAGCCGGCGCAAAGGCGAGCAACCTTCGCCGATCATGCACCAGGCGAATGCCATCTTGGAGGTGCTGGTGGAGAATCGGCGAACGGGGCGTTATCCGTGA
- a CDS encoding NAD(P)-dependent alcohol dehydrogenase, which yields MTMTITAAVARDTGAPLSVETLELDALQDNEVRVEMVATGICHTDAVVRDGIYPTPLPAVLGHEGAGVVTAVGRTVSNIEVGDHVVLSAAYCGKCKQCRAGEMAYCENLFAEDFGGRRRDGTTSLSCHGESISSHFFGQSSFATHANVVQESVVVIDKDVPLEMMGPLGCGFQTGAGAVLNEIRPEAGTSLVVFGVGAVGSAAIMAAKIAGCTTVIAVDIHDSRLNVAREIGATHTVNSSGLDVVEEIKKITRGDGVKYAVDTTAIPEVTKKAAEALGIRGTLVMVGAAAPGTEVPFEVGLSLVKGWTFKTVVQGSAIPQEFIPRLVSLWKQGRFPFDKLVKFYSIDEINKGFEDSKDGSVIKPIVRLK from the coding sequence ATGACAATGACAATTACTGCAGCTGTTGCCCGTGATACCGGCGCGCCTCTCTCTGTCGAAACGCTTGAGCTGGATGCTCTTCAAGATAACGAAGTTCGGGTAGAAATGGTGGCGACAGGAATCTGCCACACTGATGCCGTCGTGAGAGATGGTATTTATCCAACCCCATTGCCGGCTGTGTTAGGCCACGAAGGGGCCGGTGTCGTTACAGCAGTAGGGCGTACGGTAAGCAACATTGAAGTGGGCGACCATGTCGTGCTATCGGCCGCATACTGTGGAAAATGCAAGCAATGTAGAGCAGGGGAAATGGCATATTGCGAAAACCTGTTTGCGGAGGACTTTGGGGGGCGGCGTCGAGATGGCACAACATCACTGTCATGTCACGGCGAATCTATATCATCTCACTTTTTTGGGCAGTCATCATTTGCGACGCACGCCAATGTAGTGCAGGAGAGCGTCGTGGTTATTGATAAAGACGTCCCTTTAGAAATGATGGGGCCTTTGGGATGTGGTTTTCAAACTGGGGCTGGTGCTGTTCTTAACGAAATTAGACCAGAAGCGGGTACATCACTAGTGGTGTTTGGTGTTGGGGCAGTAGGGTCAGCGGCTATAATGGCTGCTAAGATTGCAGGCTGTACCACAGTCATTGCTGTAGATATTCATGACTCCCGGCTTAATGTTGCGCGAGAAATTGGAGCCACGCATACAGTAAACTCCAGTGGGTTAGATGTTGTAGAGGAGATTAAAAAAATTACGCGAGGAGACGGTGTTAAGTATGCTGTCGATACAACAGCCATTCCTGAAGTTACCAAGAAAGCTGCTGAAGCATTGGGGATTCGTGGAACATTGGTAATGGTTGGAGCGGCGGCGCCCGGAACAGAAGTTCCCTTTGAAGTAGGACTCTCTCTTGTAAAAGGCTGGACTTTCAAAACTGTGGTCCAAGGGAGCGCAATTCCTCAAGAGTTTATTCCTCGTTTGGTGAGCCTGTGGAAGCAGGGGAGATTTCCTTTTGATAAGCTTGTCAAATTTTATTCTATTGATGAGATAAATAAAGGCTTCGAGGATTCTAAAGATGGCTCTGTCATTAAGCCGATTGTAAGGCTTAAGTAG
- the pcaG gene encoding protocatechuate 3,4-dioxygenase subunit alpha, translated as MSEMILRETASQTAGPYVHIGLALAAAGNPTRDEEIWNEMAKADAEGERIEVVGTVIDGNGDLVRDAFIEAWQADSRGEYQLEYDLHKPFNSFGRTATTFDHGSEFTLKTVKPGVVKTADGQAMAPHINLTIFARGVNIHLNTRLYFEDEAQANADCPVLKRVESPARRQTLIAKREEADGKVRYRLDIRLQGEGETVFFDF; from the coding sequence ATGAGCGAGATGATCCTGCGCGAGACCGCTTCCCAGACCGCCGGCCCCTATGTGCACATCGGCCTGGCCCTGGCCGCCGCCGGCAACCCGACCCGCGACGAGGAGATCTGGAACGAGATGGCCAAGGCGGACGCCGAGGGTGAGCGCATCGAGGTGGTCGGCACCGTGATCGACGGCAACGGCGACCTGGTGCGCGACGCCTTCATCGAGGCGTGGCAGGCCGACAGCCGCGGCGAGTATCAGCTCGAGTACGATCTGCACAAGCCGTTCAACAGCTTCGGGCGTACCGCTACCACCTTCGATCACGGCAGCGAGTTCACGCTCAAGACCGTCAAGCCGGGCGTGGTCAAAACCGCCGATGGCCAGGCCATGGCGCCGCACATCAACCTGACGATCTTCGCCCGTGGCGTGAACATCCACCTCAACACACGCCTCTACTTCGAAGATGAAGCGCAGGCCAACGCCGACTGCCCGGTACTCAAGCGCGTCGAATCGCCGGCGCGCCGACAGACCTTGATCGCCAAGCGCGAGGAGGCCGACGGCAAGGTACGCTACCGTCTTGATATCCGCCTGCAGGGTGAAGGCGAGACGGTATTCTTCGATTTCTGA
- the salA gene encoding salicylate 1-monooxygenase, producing MVSDPQPERFSIGIIGGGIGGVAFAVALSRDPRLDVQLFEAAPHFSEIGAGVSFGPNAVRAIQLLGLERSYRHIADSSPPPYEDVWFEWRRWHDDAYLTASLAPGCGQSSVHRADFLDAIVANLPEGIAQFGKRCIEVQQDADGVEVAFEDGSRHRCDILIGFDGIKSAAREHVLPPAQYGDLGPLWSGTYAYRGMIPTEQLEAAMAAKGADKRLALVPQMYLGPDRHILTFPVKQSELINVVAFITDRSTATPTLPEGEAWVKPVSQEEMLGVFEGWGAASQAILECIPEPTRWALHELPELPRYHRDRVLIVGDAAHAMVPHQGAGAGQALEDAYVLASLLTDQACTRHNSQQVLASFEAVRHERTCKVQRTSHEAGDLYELSAPGIGDDEEKVASELETRFDWLWNHDPQDDVLAAKVRLAWESTSLTAFA from the coding sequence ATGGTATCCGACCCTCAACCAGAACGCTTTTCTATCGGCATCATCGGCGGCGGCATTGGGGGCGTGGCCTTCGCCGTTGCCCTCTCTCGGGATCCGAGGCTCGATGTGCAACTTTTCGAAGCGGCACCGCATTTTTCCGAGATTGGCGCCGGTGTCTCCTTCGGACCTAACGCCGTTCGGGCTATTCAACTGCTCGGTCTGGAGCGTTCATATCGCCACATCGCCGATTCCTCCCCGCCCCCCTACGAGGACGTCTGGTTCGAGTGGCGTCGCTGGCATGACGATGCCTATCTGACTGCCTCGCTGGCGCCGGGTTGCGGTCAGTCCTCGGTGCACCGAGCTGATTTCCTGGATGCTATCGTAGCCAACCTGCCTGAAGGGATTGCTCAGTTCGGGAAGCGCTGTATCGAGGTCCAGCAGGATGCAGACGGCGTCGAGGTGGCTTTCGAGGATGGTAGCCGCCATCGCTGCGATATCCTGATTGGCTTCGACGGCATCAAGTCGGCGGCTCGGGAGCATGTGCTGCCTCCGGCGCAGTACGGTGACCTCGGCCCGTTGTGGAGCGGCACCTATGCCTATCGCGGGATGATTCCCACCGAGCAGCTGGAGGCGGCCATGGCGGCCAAGGGCGCTGACAAGCGCCTGGCTCTGGTACCGCAGATGTACCTTGGTCCTGATCGCCACATCCTGACCTTCCCGGTCAAGCAGTCCGAGCTGATCAATGTGGTGGCTTTTATCACAGACCGCTCCACCGCCACCCCTACGCTTCCTGAAGGCGAAGCGTGGGTCAAGCCTGTGAGCCAAGAGGAGATGCTGGGTGTATTCGAGGGTTGGGGCGCTGCCTCTCAGGCGATCTTGGAGTGCATTCCCGAGCCTACCCGTTGGGCGCTGCATGAACTGCCGGAACTGCCTCGCTATCACCGCGATCGAGTGCTGATCGTGGGGGATGCGGCCCATGCGATGGTACCCCACCAAGGGGCGGGGGCCGGCCAAGCCCTAGAAGACGCCTACGTACTGGCTAGTCTGCTCACCGATCAAGCCTGCACCCGGCACAACTCCCAGCAAGTTTTGGCGTCCTTCGAGGCGGTTCGTCATGAGCGTACCTGCAAGGTACAGCGCACCTCCCACGAAGCGGGGGACCTCTATGAGCTCAGCGCCCCCGGTATTGGCGATGACGAAGAAAAAGTAGCTTCCGAGTTGGAGACCCGCTTCGACTGGCTGTGGAACCACGATCCGCAAGATGACGTACTCGCCGCGAAAGTGCGGCTGGCCTGGGAGTCTACGTCTCTCACTGCTTTTGCCTGA
- a CDS encoding TRAP transporter substrate-binding protein — protein MKHAISRCMLAACVASLPLSALAETTLRMAHFWPAGSSNNKDIFEAWAQSVEEASGGELNVQNFPSETLGKADQAYQGAINGISDIAITMQGYTSGRFPLSEIVQLPGVSGSSPQGSCILQTLFDEGHISHEYDDVKVLYLFATGPAYLHTREHDLQSPDDLRGLRIRRPSDVAGEMLASMGAQPMGMPAPDIYTSLQRGVMDGLSFPWQAMKVFGINELANYHLELPYYSGVAVAVMSRRSYERLSEEMQAVIDSHSGMAWAQRAGEVYDRLDREGREEALAQGGTIRQVEDALNDPAWSAPLREGTERYLARLEARGIDNAREVYERALALREQCRG, from the coding sequence ATGAAACACGCCATCTCTCGCTGTATGCTCGCCGCCTGTGTAGCGAGCCTGCCCCTCTCGGCCCTGGCCGAGACCACCCTGCGCATGGCGCACTTCTGGCCGGCGGGGTCGAGCAACAACAAGGATATCTTCGAAGCCTGGGCCCAGAGCGTGGAGGAGGCCTCCGGCGGCGAGCTCAATGTGCAGAATTTCCCATCGGAGACCCTCGGCAAGGCCGACCAGGCCTACCAAGGAGCGATCAATGGCATCTCCGACATCGCCATCACCATGCAGGGCTACACCTCGGGGCGCTTCCCGCTCTCCGAGATCGTCCAGCTGCCCGGCGTCTCGGGCAGCTCGCCGCAGGGCTCCTGCATCCTGCAGACGCTGTTCGACGAAGGGCACATCAGCCACGAGTATGACGACGTCAAGGTGCTCTATCTGTTCGCCACCGGCCCGGCCTACCTGCATACCCGCGAACACGACCTGCAGTCGCCGGACGACCTGCGTGGCCTGCGTATCCGCCGGCCCAGCGACGTGGCGGGGGAGATGCTCGCCAGCATGGGAGCCCAGCCGATGGGCATGCCGGCACCCGATATCTATACCTCGCTGCAGCGTGGGGTGATGGATGGTCTGAGCTTCCCCTGGCAGGCGATGAAGGTCTTCGGCATCAACGAACTGGCCAACTACCATCTCGAGCTGCCCTACTACAGCGGCGTGGCGGTGGCGGTGATGAGCCGGCGCTCCTATGAGCGTCTTTCCGAAGAGATGCAGGCGGTGATCGATTCCCACTCGGGCATGGCCTGGGCACAGCGTGCCGGCGAGGTCTACGACCGGCTCGACCGGGAGGGGCGCGAGGAGGCCCTGGCCCAGGGCGGCACCATCCGCCAGGTGGAGGATGCACTGAACGATCCCGCCTGGTCGGCGCCATTGCGGGAGGGCACCGAGCGCTACCTGGCGCGTCTCGAGGCACGCGGCATCGACAATGCCCGGGAGGTGTACGAGCGCGCCCTTGCGCTGCGCGAGCAGTGCCGAGGCTAG
- a CDS encoding aldehyde dehydrogenase family protein, whose amino-acid sequence MLSVKNDVVKIGHLIAGDVVETSKYRDHIDPGKLSDVVAKVAVGTAEDADRAIHAAHQAYLSWRKIEPKTRVDLMMKAGEVLGDCAEELAPLLVREHGGLLWEAQTDFALGKGVLQHTASLAEKFLEPINIDDEQCTIRIEKQPRGVVAAIVPWNMPVVLTMMKLAPALATGNTLVLKPSPFASAALTIALQRMAALFPPGVINVVHGDAEVGEALTTHPLVRKVGFTGGTTTARSVMASASGTIKNVTLELGGNDPAIVLDDADIENTLDRMIPGIFTRSGQICFAVKRIYVPASMHDRFVDALCSRVEEFVVGHGLMEGVKFGPLATEAQYRNVCKLIDSTKASGARVVELGRLAEGVDKNDGYYVLPHVVIGASHSDEVSCCEQFGPIIPVIPYDNEDQVVEWANDTDYGLGSSIWTTNHERGMKLASRIEAGSTFVNTHSFESLDLRMPFGGIKLSGIGREFGEAGLSEYVEDHAIRLLK is encoded by the coding sequence ATGCTTTCTGTAAAAAATGATGTTGTGAAGATTGGTCATTTAATTGCTGGTGATGTTGTGGAGACTAGCAAATATCGAGACCATATAGATCCGGGAAAACTCTCGGATGTTGTGGCTAAAGTGGCTGTGGGTACCGCCGAAGATGCTGATAGAGCCATCCACGCAGCGCATCAAGCTTACCTTTCATGGAGAAAGATTGAACCAAAGACTCGGGTCGATCTTATGATGAAAGCAGGTGAAGTTCTCGGTGACTGTGCTGAAGAACTGGCTCCACTTTTGGTTCGTGAGCATGGAGGCTTGCTTTGGGAAGCTCAGACTGACTTTGCTCTTGGAAAAGGAGTGTTACAGCACACGGCTAGCCTTGCCGAGAAATTTCTTGAGCCTATCAATATCGACGATGAACAGTGCACAATTCGTATCGAAAAACAGCCACGCGGGGTTGTGGCGGCCATAGTGCCTTGGAACATGCCGGTAGTTCTCACCATGATGAAGTTGGCGCCTGCGTTGGCGACTGGCAATACTTTGGTACTCAAGCCATCGCCATTCGCGTCTGCTGCGCTGACTATTGCCTTGCAGCGTATGGCGGCTCTGTTTCCTCCGGGTGTCATCAATGTTGTCCATGGTGATGCAGAAGTAGGCGAGGCCCTGACAACTCATCCGCTGGTACGCAAAGTTGGGTTCACGGGAGGGACGACAACCGCTCGTTCGGTGATGGCTAGCGCCTCTGGCACAATCAAGAACGTCACTCTTGAATTGGGAGGAAATGATCCGGCAATTGTGCTTGACGATGCCGATATCGAAAATACGTTGGATCGTATGATCCCGGGTATCTTTACACGTTCTGGGCAAATCTGCTTTGCGGTCAAGAGAATTTATGTGCCAGCGTCGATGCATGACCGCTTTGTCGACGCCCTATGCAGCCGGGTCGAAGAATTTGTGGTCGGCCATGGCTTGATGGAGGGAGTCAAGTTCGGGCCGCTTGCAACTGAGGCTCAATACCGCAATGTTTGCAAGCTGATTGATTCCACCAAGGCGTCGGGTGCCCGTGTTGTTGAACTGGGTCGCTTGGCAGAGGGGGTAGATAAAAATGATGGTTATTATGTGCTCCCGCATGTCGTTATAGGTGCGTCCCATAGCGACGAAGTGAGTTGCTGTGAGCAGTTTGGACCTATCATTCCAGTGATCCCTTACGATAATGAGGATCAAGTCGTCGAGTGGGCAAATGATACTGACTATGGCCTTGGATCGTCTATCTGGACGACTAATCATGAGCGTGGGATGAAGCTGGCCTCTCGCATCGAGGCAGGAAGCACTTTTGTCAACACCCACTCCTTTGAGTCCCTGGACCTTCGAATGCCATTTGGCGGCATCAAACTTAGCGGCATAGGGCGTGAGTTCGGGGAGGCGGGGCTTTCTGAGTATGTTGAAGATCATGCCATTCGCCTACTTAAATAA
- a CDS encoding LysR family transcriptional regulator, producing the protein MIKLSEIDVNLLVVFDLLYQEMNTQRVALRLGLTQPAVSHSLKRLRTLLGDELFERTSQGLMPTPLATRLHIPVHQALTQLQETLNQAEDFEPTTSNRTFNFAMTDIGEIVFLPRLLERLAQEAPGISLSTVRNHNEKLKQEMEEGRIDLAIGLIPQLGAGFYQQRLFDQRYVCLMREGHPCSQVSFTLEAFQAARHAVVVAKGTGHGQVETWLSKAGVSRPVRLEVPNFAAVPYLVADSDLIVTVTHKLAEVTRERFGLCMRPPPLELPQVPINLFWHRRFHRDPGNQWLRRQIFEMFAEE; encoded by the coding sequence ATGATCAAACTCTCGGAGATCGACGTGAACCTGCTAGTGGTGTTCGACCTCCTCTATCAGGAGATGAACACCCAACGAGTGGCCCTCCGCCTCGGCCTCACTCAGCCCGCGGTCAGCCACTCTCTGAAGCGGTTACGCACCCTCCTTGGAGATGAACTATTCGAGCGCACCTCTCAAGGGCTGATGCCGACTCCTCTGGCCACTCGTCTCCATATTCCCGTACACCAGGCTCTCACGCAGCTACAGGAAACGCTTAACCAGGCCGAGGATTTTGAACCAACAACCAGTAACCGCACCTTCAATTTCGCCATGACCGACATCGGTGAGATCGTCTTCCTGCCCCGTCTGCTCGAGCGACTGGCCCAAGAGGCTCCAGGCATCTCGCTGAGCACGGTGCGCAATCACAACGAGAAACTGAAGCAGGAGATGGAGGAGGGCCGAATCGACCTGGCGATCGGTCTGATCCCTCAGCTCGGCGCCGGTTTCTACCAGCAGCGGCTGTTCGATCAACGCTATGTCTGCCTGATGCGCGAGGGGCACCCCTGCAGCCAAGTCTCCTTCACCCTGGAAGCGTTCCAAGCCGCTCGGCATGCAGTGGTAGTAGCCAAGGGAACGGGGCACGGCCAGGTCGAGACTTGGCTGTCCAAGGCTGGGGTGAGCCGCCCCGTGCGACTCGAAGTACCTAATTTCGCCGCCGTACCCTATCTCGTCGCCGATAGCGACTTGATCGTGACGGTGACGCACAAACTGGCCGAGGTGACCCGGGAGCGATTCGGGCTATGCATGCGTCCTCCCCCCCTGGAACTCCCTCAGGTGCCCATCAATCTTTTCTGGCATCGGCGTTTTCATCGCGACCCCGGCAACCAGTGGCTGCGCCGTCAGATTTTCGAGATGTTTGCCGAAGAGTGA
- the pcaQ gene encoding pca operon transcription factor PcaQ — protein sequence MLNPRIKLRHLQAFLEVAKRRSFARAAEALAITQPGMSKTIRELEETLGTSLFERMPQGVALTQTGLTLLRHAGPAIRALDEGIMAVGDAHQGAQWLRIGALSTVESRLLPESIRRWQDAWPAAGVGVNVMTGSSAFLLSRLRAGELDLVVGRMTEAREIRDLNFEHLYYEPLVIVARKGHPLANVSPLAAARMEAFPWALPPPQTTLRQQVDSFCVRHSLALPTTLLETLSLPISLHYARHSDALWFAPREAALDGLARGELVELSLPLEAQGGSVGICTNASMQPSLALEAFCESLREVAAER from the coding sequence ATGCTCAATCCCAGAATCAAGCTGCGCCACTTGCAGGCCTTTCTCGAGGTCGCCAAGCGGCGCAGCTTTGCCCGCGCCGCCGAGGCCCTGGCGATTACCCAGCCGGGCATGTCCAAGACCATTCGTGAGCTCGAGGAGACCTTGGGCACTTCGCTGTTCGAACGTATGCCGCAAGGGGTGGCGCTGACCCAGACGGGGCTGACACTGCTGCGTCATGCCGGGCCGGCGATTCGCGCGCTGGATGAGGGGATCATGGCGGTGGGCGATGCCCACCAGGGGGCGCAGTGGCTGCGCATCGGTGCGCTCTCCACGGTGGAGAGCCGGCTGCTGCCCGAATCGATTCGGCGCTGGCAGGATGCCTGGCCGGCGGCCGGCGTGGGGGTGAACGTGATGACCGGCTCAAGCGCCTTCCTGCTCTCCCGGCTGCGCGCAGGGGAGCTCGATCTGGTGGTAGGGCGCATGACCGAGGCTCGCGAGATCCGCGATCTCAACTTCGAGCATCTCTATTATGAGCCGCTGGTCATCGTGGCGCGCAAAGGCCACCCGCTGGCCAACGTCTCGCCGCTTGCTGCCGCACGGATGGAGGCATTTCCCTGGGCACTGCCACCACCCCAGACCACCCTGCGCCAACAGGTCGACAGCTTCTGCGTGCGTCACTCCCTGGCGCTGCCCACCACTTTGCTGGAGACGCTCTCGCTGCCGATCAGCCTCCACTATGCCCGGCACAGCGACGCGCTGTGGTTCGCTCCCCGCGAAGCGGCACTCGACGGCCTCGCGCGTGGCGAGCTTGTCGAGCTTTCCCTGCCACTGGAAGCCCAGGGGGGCTCGGTGGGCATCTGTACCAACGCCAGCATGCAGCCCTCGCTGGCGTTAGAGGCCTTCTGCGAGTCCCTGCGCGAGGTTGCCGCAGAGCGCTAG
- a CDS encoding muconate cycloisomerase family protein — MSAVIAAIDTLLVDLPTIRPHKLSMTTMACQTMVIVRLRDSDGVEGLGEGTTIGGLAYGPESPESIKRNIDAYLAPLLIGQPASNVNVLRARLNRHARGNTIAKSALETALLDAQGKRLGLPVAELLGGARHDHLPVLWTLASGDTQRDIDEAFQRLSDRRHCDFKLKIGANPVDHDVKHVAAIKEALGDRASVRVDVNQAWDESTAVRGIQALQDAGIDLIEQALPAREHDGLIRLANRFNVPMLADEAVQDARDGFELAAGGFSGAYALKIAKSGGLYGALELAHLAQAAGIGLYGGTLLEGTIGTAASLHAWATLGEMTWGTEMFGPLLLKDDIVTQPLNYREFGVDLPKGPGLGITLDEDKLAHYVRKD, encoded by the coding sequence ATGTCCGCCGTCATCGCCGCCATCGACACGCTGCTGGTCGACCTGCCGACCATCCGCCCGCACAAGCTCTCCATGACCACCATGGCCTGTCAGACCATGGTCATCGTGCGGCTGCGCGACAGCGACGGCGTTGAGGGCTTGGGAGAGGGTACCACCATCGGTGGCCTGGCCTACGGGCCTGAGAGTCCCGAGAGCATCAAGCGCAATATCGATGCCTACCTGGCGCCGCTACTGATCGGCCAGCCGGCCAGCAACGTCAACGTCCTAAGGGCGCGACTCAATCGCCATGCGCGTGGTAACACGATCGCCAAGTCGGCGCTGGAAACCGCGCTGCTGGATGCCCAGGGCAAGCGTCTGGGCTTGCCGGTCGCCGAGCTGCTGGGGGGGGCGCGCCACGATCATTTGCCGGTGTTGTGGACCCTGGCCAGCGGCGATACCCAGCGCGATATCGACGAGGCCTTCCAGCGCCTGAGTGACCGTCGTCACTGCGACTTCAAGCTCAAGATCGGTGCCAACCCGGTCGACCACGACGTCAAGCACGTGGCGGCCATCAAGGAAGCCTTGGGTGACCGGGCCAGTGTACGCGTCGACGTCAACCAGGCTTGGGACGAGTCCACCGCGGTACGTGGCATCCAGGCCCTGCAGGACGCCGGCATCGATTTGATCGAACAGGCGCTTCCCGCTCGCGAGCATGATGGCCTGATCCGCCTGGCCAACCGCTTCAACGTGCCGATGCTGGCCGACGAGGCGGTACAGGATGCCCGCGATGGCTTCGAACTGGCGGCGGGCGGCTTCAGCGGCGCCTATGCACTGAAGATCGCCAAGTCCGGAGGCCTCTACGGTGCGCTGGAGCTGGCCCACCTGGCCCAGGCCGCAGGGATTGGACTCTATGGCGGCACCCTGCTGGAAGGGACCATCGGCACCGCCGCCTCGCTGCACGCCTGGGCGACCCTCGGCGAGATGACCTGGGGCACCGAGATGTTCGGCCCGCTGCTGCTCAAGGACGACATCGTCACCCAGCCGCTCAACTATCGCGAGTTCGGTGTCGATCTGCCGAAAGGTCCCGGGCTCGGCATCACCTTGGATGAAGACAAGCTGGCGCATTACGTCCGCAAGGACTGA